In Candidatus Syntrophosphaera sp., a single window of DNA contains:
- the infB gene encoding translation initiation factor IF-2 — MQIRVHELAKELKISTMALRKHLTDEGVIIKSHMSLIEEEVADKIRRKFNEQYDAEKKAAKDRKKLTEMRQAAKEAKEEPQVEEVPAVEEPAPEKPAKAKPAKGKAAKAKTQEPKEEPPAEPESAAEEAEPVEEPAPVTPEKYVAPKKEAPKHRIIVPYQQATPVAPRGGKPPARTKSYLETQERGPARPKPETRAKAAEPRTRGRGEEPAKSPAIPIEPGKDQAAKKFGKSKVSHDELGDKSKHKKAQIDISKKGKKKVEPPTEVDEAEISRNIKKLMGKTGKRKKYHREAQTTTDQGESQVVIREYTSVSELAKIMNLTPAEIISKFFAMGQLVTMNQRLDKDSLEMICDEFKVEFCFEDEFGADIIDRDKEQYSEVEEEARPPVVTIMGHVDHGKTSILDYIRNTNIVAGESGGITQHIGAYQIEVNKNKITFLDTPGHEAFTAMRARGANVTDIAVIVVAANEGMKPQTREAIDHAKAAGVNLIVAINKIDLPDANIDRVIAQLLDYGVLLEQYGGDVPWCKTSVVTGEGILNLIEVILLTAELMDLKARREVPGAAVVIESSKDTRMGSITTVLMQEGILNKGDIVVCGATHGRIRKIENERGQELKTLNPSDVGRIFGLDEAPKAGDLLNQVDTEKTARSISSERNQIRLEREKYQNKSSLQNIFARIKEDAVSELNVIIKTDTDGSSEALADSFEKISNEEVKVNIIHKSVGGINEADVSLASASDAVIIGFHVRANQQARKLAEDEGVEIKLYQVIYDAIEEIRLSLQGMLKPEIEEQVIGSATIRQVFKIKKVGTIAGCQVDRGVIRSGCKVRLYRNDVLIIEDDLSSLKHYADDVKEVRAGTECGLSLANFADIKEGDVLECFVLEEVAKKLQ, encoded by the coding sequence GTGCAAATACGCGTACATGAGCTTGCCAAGGAATTGAAGATCAGCACGATGGCCCTGAGAAAGCATCTCACCGACGAAGGTGTGATCATCAAGAGCCATATGAGCCTGATAGAAGAAGAAGTCGCCGACAAGATCCGCCGTAAATTCAACGAACAGTACGACGCGGAGAAGAAAGCGGCCAAAGATAGAAAGAAGCTGACGGAAATGCGCCAGGCGGCCAAAGAGGCCAAAGAAGAGCCTCAGGTTGAGGAAGTGCCAGCCGTGGAGGAGCCCGCTCCGGAAAAACCCGCCAAAGCCAAGCCAGCCAAGGGCAAAGCCGCCAAGGCCAAGACCCAGGAACCGAAAGAAGAACCCCCGGCTGAGCCTGAAAGCGCCGCGGAAGAAGCTGAACCGGTTGAAGAACCGGCTCCGGTCACGCCGGAAAAATATGTGGCGCCCAAGAAAGAAGCGCCCAAACACCGGATCATCGTACCCTACCAACAGGCCACGCCCGTCGCCCCGCGCGGCGGAAAACCACCCGCCCGGACCAAATCCTACCTGGAAACCCAGGAACGCGGGCCTGCCCGGCCAAAGCCTGAAACGCGCGCCAAGGCAGCGGAACCCCGGACCAGGGGACGCGGCGAAGAACCGGCCAAGTCACCGGCCATCCCGATCGAACCGGGCAAGGACCAGGCAGCCAAGAAATTTGGCAAATCCAAGGTCAGCCACGATGAACTGGGAGACAAAAGCAAGCACAAGAAAGCCCAGATCGACATCAGCAAGAAGGGCAAGAAAAAGGTCGAACCGCCCACAGAAGTCGACGAGGCCGAGATCTCCCGCAACATCAAGAAACTGATGGGCAAAACCGGCAAGCGCAAGAAGTATCACCGCGAAGCACAGACCACGACCGACCAGGGCGAAAGCCAGGTCGTCATCCGCGAATACACTTCGGTGAGCGAACTGGCCAAGATCATGAACCTGACCCCTGCGGAGATCATCTCCAAGTTTTTCGCCATGGGCCAGTTGGTGACCATGAACCAACGCCTGGACAAGGATTCCCTGGAAATGATCTGCGACGAGTTCAAGGTCGAATTCTGCTTTGAAGACGAATTTGGCGCGGACATCATCGACCGCGACAAGGAGCAATACTCGGAAGTGGAAGAGGAAGCACGGCCTCCGGTGGTGACCATCATGGGCCATGTCGACCACGGCAAGACCTCCATCCTGGACTACATCCGCAATACCAACATCGTTGCCGGCGAATCAGGCGGCATCACCCAGCATATCGGGGCATACCAGATCGAGGTCAACAAAAACAAGATCACCTTCCTGGATACCCCCGGCCATGAAGCTTTCACGGCCATGCGCGCCCGCGGCGCCAACGTCACGGATATCGCCGTGATCGTCGTGGCAGCCAATGAAGGCATGAAACCGCAAACCCGCGAGGCCATCGACCACGCCAAGGCCGCGGGAGTGAACCTGATCGTTGCCATCAACAAGATCGACCTTCCCGATGCCAACATTGACCGGGTCATCGCCCAACTCCTGGATTACGGCGTGTTGCTGGAGCAATACGGCGGCGACGTCCCCTGGTGCAAGACCTCGGTGGTCACCGGCGAAGGCATACTGAACCTGATCGAGGTCATCCTGCTCACCGCAGAATTGATGGACCTCAAAGCCAGGCGCGAGGTGCCCGGAGCGGCGGTCGTGATCGAATCGAGCAAAGACACCCGCATGGGCTCGATCACCACTGTCCTGATGCAGGAAGGCATCCTCAACAAGGGCGACATCGTTGTCTGCGGCGCCACCCACGGCAGGATCCGCAAGATCGAGAACGAACGCGGGCAGGAACTCAAAACCCTCAATCCGTCGGACGTGGGACGCATTTTCGGCTTGGACGAAGCCCCCAAGGCTGGCGACCTGCTCAACCAGGTTGATACTGAAAAGACCGCGCGCAGCATCAGCTCCGAGCGCAACCAGATCCGCCTTGAACGCGAAAAATACCAGAACAAATCCTCGCTGCAAAACATCTTTGCCCGCATCAAGGAAGATGCCGTCAGCGAACTCAACGTGATCATCAAAACCGATACCGACGGATCGTCCGAAGCGTTGGCCGATTCCTTCGAGAAGATCTCCAACGAAGAGGTCAAGGTCAACATCATCCACAAAAGCGTGGGCGGCATCAACGAAGCGGACGTTAGCCTGGCTTCAGCCTCCGACGCTGTGATCATCGGATTCCACGTGCGGGCGAACCAGCAGGCCCGCAAACTCGCGGAAGACGAGGGTGTGGAGATCAAACTATATCAGGTGATCTACGACGCGATCGAGGAGATCAGGCTGTCCCTGCAAGGCATGCTCAAACCGGAGATCGAAGAACAGGTCATCGGCTCCGCCACGATCAGGCAGGTCTTCAAGATCAAGAAGGTCGGCACCATCGCCGGCTGCCAGGTCGACCGCGGCGTGATCAGGAGCGGATGCAAGGTCCGCCTCTATCGCAACGACGTCCTGATCATCGAAGATGACCTTTCCTCGCTGAAGCACTATGCCGACGACGTCAAGGAAGTCCGCGCCGGAACGGAATGCGGCCTTTCCCTGGCCAATTTCGCCGACATCAAGGAAGGCGACGTGCTCGAATGCTTCGTGCTGGAAGAGGTGGCCAAGAAACTGCAATGA
- a CDS encoding ribosomal L7Ae/L30e/S12e/Gadd45 family protein: MNASGDNSARIINLMQFARKAGKLVSGADACIRALHGKGLHLIVIAGDTTARTVKRIENATAESSGRVPTLRISTQQELSAALGLPLTGIFGIQDRQFAARMMEYHTAQQSGGMSANTRT; this comes from the coding sequence ATGAACGCCTCCGGGGACAACAGCGCCAGGATCATCAATTTGATGCAATTTGCCCGCAAAGCCGGGAAACTTGTCTCCGGAGCCGATGCCTGCATCCGTGCCCTGCACGGCAAAGGCCTGCATTTGATCGTGATCGCCGGGGATACGACCGCCAGAACGGTCAAACGAATAGAAAACGCCACAGCGGAAAGCAGTGGCCGGGTTCCAACCCTCAGGATCAGCACCCAGCAAGAGCTGAGCGCCGCCCTGGGACTGCCGTTGACCGGCATATTTGGCATCCAGGACAGGCAGTTCGCCGCCAGGATGATGGAATACCACACTGCGCAGCAAAGTGGAGGAATGAGTGCAAATACGCGTACATGA
- a CDS encoding DUF448 domain-containing protein: MPNKNSHAHHMPQRTCVVCRTSREIVTLLSFLVIREGIIFDPGRKIQGRRNYVCPDPVCLVGLDKWKKAQMKRRFGIRSNPVFSSLEQLATQGGGQ; the protein is encoded by the coding sequence ATGCCAAACAAAAACAGCCACGCCCATCACATGCCACAGCGAACTTGTGTGGTATGCAGGACCAGCCGGGAGATCGTGACCCTGCTGAGCTTTCTGGTCATCCGGGAGGGGATTATCTTCGATCCCGGCAGGAAGATCCAGGGCCGCAGGAATTACGTCTGCCCTGATCCCGTCTGTTTGGTGGGGCTGGATAAATGGAAAAAGGCCCAGATGAAGCGGCGTTTCGGCATCCGGAGCAATCCGGTTTTTTCCAGCCTGGAACAGCTTGCAACCCAGGGAGGCGGCCAATGA
- the nusA gene encoding transcription termination factor NusA: MSTNILDAVVKLAAIKQLDKELIQNIIVEAIEGTLSKKLEPENELEVFVEENSGQIQARYKCLVVELETELGEISLEEARNSYDRYAELGQYVTKTMSMQEFEPKLVKIAQKAIQDKIRTLEEEKIQNDFNKQKNTIVTGKIKSIDDTGGYRIDIGYTDALLPADEQIENEFYRVGENIKAYVVNIRSHQSNVTIILSRINPEFVKKLFEAEIPEIYNGKIKILKIVREPGIRTKVELGTDDPKLDPIATCIGLKGTRIDGIRKELHGEQIDLVVYDESPEKMIERALGIENVKRVIIERNRSASVIVEDADKVVAIGKGGKNVKLAAKLTGMKIDIFTSDEFEEKMAKERRTVSHITDLDGVTSKIAEILRHAGYTSVQDIYAASVDELCNLEGVGQKTAERLKEAAKYF; the protein is encoded by the coding sequence ATGAGTACGAACATTCTGGACGCGGTGGTCAAACTCGCGGCCATCAAGCAATTGGACAAGGAATTGATCCAGAACATCATCGTCGAGGCGATCGAAGGCACCCTGAGCAAGAAACTGGAGCCTGAGAACGAGCTGGAAGTGTTTGTGGAAGAGAATTCCGGCCAGATCCAGGCCCGCTACAAATGCCTGGTCGTGGAGCTGGAGACCGAGCTGGGCGAGATCTCGCTGGAAGAAGCGCGCAACAGCTACGACCGTTACGCCGAGCTGGGGCAGTATGTCACCAAGACGATGTCCATGCAGGAATTCGAGCCCAAACTGGTGAAGATCGCCCAAAAAGCCATCCAGGACAAGATCCGCACCCTGGAAGAAGAAAAGATCCAAAACGACTTTAATAAACAGAAAAATACGATCGTGACCGGCAAGATCAAATCCATCGACGACACCGGCGGCTACCGCATCGACATCGGCTACACGGACGCCCTGTTGCCCGCGGATGAGCAGATCGAGAACGAATTCTACCGCGTGGGCGAAAACATCAAGGCCTATGTGGTCAACATCCGTTCCCACCAATCCAACGTGACGATCATCCTCTCCCGCATCAATCCGGAATTTGTGAAAAAGCTCTTTGAGGCGGAGATCCCCGAGATCTACAACGGCAAGATCAAGATCCTCAAGATCGTGCGCGAACCGGGCATCCGCACCAAGGTGGAACTGGGCACCGACGATCCCAAGCTCGATCCCATCGCCACCTGCATCGGATTGAAGGGCACCCGGATCGACGGCATCCGCAAGGAGCTCCACGGCGAGCAGATCGACCTCGTGGTCTATGACGAAAGCCCGGAAAAGATGATCGAGCGGGCCCTGGGGATCGAGAACGTCAAGCGGGTCATCATCGAACGGAACCGCTCCGCCAGCGTGATCGTGGAAGACGCGGACAAGGTGGTGGCGATCGGCAAGGGCGGCAAAAACGTCAAACTGGCGGCCAAACTGACCGGCATGAAGATCGACATTTTCACCAGCGATGAGTTTGAGGAAAAGATGGCCAAGGAACGCAGGACCGTGAGCCATATCACCGATCTGGACGGAGTGACCTCCAAGATCGCCGAGATCCTGCGCCACGCCGGCTACACCTCCGTCCAGGACATCTACGCCGCCTCCGTCGACGAGCTCTGCAACCTGGAAGGGGTGGGACAGAAAACGGCGGAAAGGCTCAAGGAAGCAGCCAAATATTTCTGA
- a CDS encoding ribosome maturation factor RimP → MQFYRARVEDIARRICAEMHLAVYDIDEKMSGKGRIITVYLTKVGGVTLDECASFSRALAAELEELDIIPDRYFLEVSSPGIERPLKLKSHWVSAINEKVAVQWNEGEEKKSALGTLTEVNQDSVTLDDRGRILEIDLKSITRAKTLFIAKPREEGDQ, encoded by the coding sequence ATGCAATTTTACCGCGCGCGAGTCGAGGACATAGCCCGCAGGATCTGCGCTGAGATGCACCTGGCGGTCTATGACATCGACGAAAAGATGTCCGGCAAGGGCAGGATCATCACGGTCTATCTGACCAAGGTAGGCGGGGTGACCCTGGATGAGTGTGCCTCATTCAGCCGTGCTTTGGCCGCTGAACTTGAGGAACTGGACATCATCCCCGACCGCTATTTCCTGGAAGTTTCCTCGCCCGGGATCGAGCGGCCCCTGAAACTGAAAAGCCATTGGGTGAGCGCCATCAACGAAAAGGTGGCGGTCCAATGGAACGAAGGCGAAGAGAAAAAGTCCGCCCTGGGCACCCTGACCGAAGTGAATCAGGATAGCGTCACCCTGGACGACCGGGGCCGGATCCTGGAAATAGACCTAAAATCGATAACCCGGGCCAAAACGCTGTTCATCGCCAAGCCCCGGGAGGAAGGCGACCAATGA